The genomic region CAAACACACAGAGCTATGAACAGAACATCCGACAGATCGGCACCGTTGCCtcggtcagtgtgtgtgtgtgtgtgtgtgtgtgtgtgtgtgtgtagtgagaaaCAGACAAAAGCAGCATTACAAACTTATTTTGTTAAGggatgaatgtatttatttagctgTCATTTTGTATAAGtgtgtaaattgtgtgtgtgtgtgcacaggtgGAACAGTTCTGGAAGTTCTACAGTCACTTGGTTCGTCCTGGAGATCTGACGGGTCACAGCGACTTTCACTTGTTCAAAGAGGGAATCAAGCCCATGTGGGAGGtttgtatgtacgtgtgtacgtgtgtatacgtgtgtatgtgtgtacgtatgtgtatgtgtgtacacaaATGCAAGTTTTGAGACATTTGGCTCAGTGCCCCGCCCATAGCCTCACCGGGAGGCACGCCCAGCAGCAGCACAGTGACATTTCTGTAGTTATACAgattttgtgagtgtgtgtgtgtgtgtgtgtgtgtataatctctgtatgagtgtatataacctgtgtgtgtgtgtgtgtgtgtgtgtgtgtgtgtgtgtgtgtgtgttaggatgaAGCCAATAAGAATGGAGGGAAGTGGATTATCCGGCTGCGTAAGGGTTTGGCGTCGAGGTTCTGGGAGAACATTATCCTGGCAATGTTGGGAGAGCAGTTCATGGTGGGAGAGGAGGTGTGTGGCGTCGTCGTCTCCATTCGTTTTCAGGTCAGAGTTCAGCGCCGCCTCCCTTTTCTGTTTATTACCAAATAAACTTATAATGTTCTAAAcgctcctctgtgtgtgtgtgtgtgtgtgtgtgtgatgcaggagGACATCTTGTCCATTTGGAATAAAACAGCGAGTGATCAGGTGACGACGTCACGCATCAGAGACACACTACGCCGAGTCCTGAACCTCCCTCCTAACACCATCATGgagtacaaaacacacaatgaCAGCCTCAagtatgtgtacacacacacacacacacacacacacacacagagtgtataTTTGTCTGATCTggttgtttctctctctctgtctcagggATAACTCCAGCTTCCGCAACACAAAGATCGCTGTGtgatgaccacacacacacacacacacaccccatcagGAAGAGGCTCCACCCGTCTACAACATTCCATTcctgtggaaaaaaattttttttttcccttttaatgtaaaatataataaatgtgtttGCTTACAGTCCCATGTGTTCTGAGAATTGTTTTATTAACGCACAATAAAGCAAATAGCGTGTTGGCGATGGTGCGTGCAGGCGAGGGCGCGTGTTGGTCAGCGGTGTTCTCAGCGCTACACTTGCTCTTGCTTAGAGAACGTAGATGGAAGTGATGAACACTGAACCTCTACCAGCTCCTCTTCTACTGAACACTTCATCTTCTCTCTTTATTAAGTCAAAAGTCCCTTAAGCCCTGTGCTGCACTGGGTTCTCCTGTCTGTGCTGCACTGGGTTCTGCAGCGGTCAGTGGTCAGTCCGGTGTGTGACGTCGTTGGTTTGAGTCTCTGTGGCTCATGTAGATGGGCGTTGCCTCTGGGTTGAGAGGTTGCTGGTTTGAACCACAGCCAGGACTCCAGGAGGTGAGTGTAGACAGTTCAGGAATCAGAGGAAGGATGAGTGATGTGGAAGGTGCAGGACGGCAGGACGGCCGGAGGGCGTGAccttggggggggggtaataTCCGGGCAGCTGCCACCCCCAGAGTCAGAAACTGAGAAGAAAGGGGCTCTGGAGCTTAAAGAGAGAGGTTCGACTTAGTTTTCCATAATATAGAGAATGATGAAAAAAACCTATGACCCTCACTTTTTCTGCGATTCTCCCACAGCATTTACTCCAACCACCTGTTCCACACACTGTTCCACACACTGTTCCATTCCACATCACCCATCTCATCCCACTCCACTCTTCTCCACCAAGTGCTGGGACAAGCTGGATTTGAACCAGTTGCCTCTGAGGCACCTAGGCGAGGCTTTTACCACAAAGCCACCAAATCCCACACCAATATGAGGCTCTCATAGCACCTTTGTCTTTTACAGTGACACCTGCAGGgcaagaaaaccccaaaaagtcTCTTTAGTGTTCTAAACTCAGTAAataaagaaacatcctctcatgttcaactgcttttatttccagcaaaattcttaacgtgtaaatatttatattaatataaaaacattcagtttagacataaactgaagaagTTTCAGACGTTTGAGGagcagaaatgaaataatgagtccctgaacaaagtggaGGTTGAAATCagaaggaacagtcagtatctggtggtcTCCAGCTGCTTCAAGTACTACAgcgcatctcatcctcatggactgcaccagatagGTCAggtcttgctgtgagatgttcctccactcttccaagaaggcatctgcaagttctccatcatgtctgggggggacacatggttacatgtaattttccaccgcgaggacgatcagctgtccttcctgtctccctgtagcactgtcttaggcgtcttacattagagacattgcagtttatttctctggccgcatctgcagtcctcatgcctccctgcagcaggtcacgcaggtgagcaggaaccctagacatctttcttctggtgtttttcagagtcagtagaaaggtctctttagtgtactaagttactactactatattgTAACTGACATTAATcacctaccgcctgtaaactgtttgtgtcttaaggactgttcctcatgtgcaataattgtttatggttctttgaacaagcatgaaaaacattgttcaAACCcattccaataaagatctgtaaagattattctgattttacaaaatgatctttaaaatacagtctcctgaaaaaggaacgtttctttttttgaatttatattataattttttaaaaacttctttttattccattttatcaAGTGCAGCCGTACAGTACAATTAGTAATTCAGTGATATAGCACAGGTATACAAGTCTTACAGGGCAGTCCATGTCTTCCAATATCCTCTGAGTGTCCACACATATTTCCTCCTCATGGGA from Ictalurus furcatus strain D&B chromosome 15, Billie_1.0, whole genome shotgun sequence harbors:
- the eif4e2rs1 gene encoding eukaryotic translation initiation factor 4E family member 2 related sequence 1 translates to MNQFETLKEEEAEEKRNVTDSESVNNNNNNRRKTVTPAPGEHPLQYNYTFWYSRRTPSRPANTQSYEQNIRQIGTVASVEQFWKFYSHLVRPGDLTGHSDFHLFKEGIKPMWEDEANKNGGKWIIRLRKGLASRFWENIILAMLGEQFMVGEEVCGVVVSIRFQEDILSIWNKTASDQVTTSRIRDTLRRVLNLPPNTIMEYKTHNDSLKDNSSFRNTKIAV